The proteins below are encoded in one region of Balaenoptera ricei isolate mBalRic1 chromosome 6, mBalRic1.hap2, whole genome shotgun sequence:
- the SOX7 gene encoding transcription factor SOX-7 produces MASLLGAYPWPEGLECPALEAELSDGLSPPAAPRPPGDKGSESRIRRPMNAFMVWAKDERKRLAVQNPDLHNAELSKMLGKSWKALTLSQKRPYVDEAERLRLQHMQDYPNYKYRPRRKKQAKRLCKRVDPGFLLSSLSRDQNALPEKRGGGRGAPGEKEDRGEYSPGSALPGLRGCFHEGPAGGGGGGGGTPGSVDAYPYGLPTPPEMSPLDVLEPEQSFFSSPCQEEHAHSRRIPHLPGPPYSPEYAPSPLHCGHPLGSLALGQSSGVSMMPTVPGCPPSPAYYSPAAYPPVHSNLHAHLGQLSPPPEHPGFDALDQLSQVELLGDMDRNEFDQYLNTPGHPDSAAGAGALSGQGPVSQVPPTGPTETSLISVLADATATYYNSYSVS; encoded by the exons ATGGCCTCGCTGCTGGGAGCTTACCCGTGGCCCGAGGGGCTCGAGTGCCCGGCCCTGGAAGCCGAGCTGTCGGACGGGCTGTCGCCGCCGGCCGCCCCCCGCCCGCCGGGGGACAAGGGCTCGGAGAGCCGTATCCGGCGGCCCATGAACGCCTTCATGGTGTGGGCCAAGGACGAGAGGAAACGTCTGGCGGTGCAGAACCCGGACCTGCACAACGCGGAGCTCAGCAAGATGCTGG GAAAGTCGTGGAAGGCGCTGACGCTGTCCCAGAAGAGGCCCTACGTGGACGAGGCCGAGCGGCTGCGCCTGCAGCACATGCAGGACTATCCCAACTACAAGTACCGGCCGCGCAGGAAGAAGCAGGCCAAGCGCCTGTGCAAGCGCGTGGACCCCGGCTTCCTGCTCAGCTCGCTCTCCCGCGACCAGAACGCCCTGCCCGAGAAGCGGGGCGGCGGCCGGGGGGCGCCGGGGGAGAAGGAGGACAGGGGTGAGTACTCCCCGGGCTCCGCGCTGCCCGGCCTGCGGGGCTGCTTCCACGAGGGtccggccggcggcggcggcggcggcggcggcacccCGGGCAGCGTGGACGCCTATCCCTACGGGCTGCCCACCCCGCCGGAGATGTCGCCCCTGGACGTGCTGGAGCCGGAGCAGAgcttcttctcctccccctgccAGGAGGAGCATGCGCACTCCCGCCGCATCCCCCACCTGCCCGGGCCCCCCTACTCTCCGGAGTACGCCCCCAGCCCTCTCCACTGCGGCCATCCCCTGGGCTCCCTGGCCCTCGGCCAGTCCTCGGGCGTCTCTATGATGCCCACCGTGCCCGGCTGCCCCCCGTCTCCTGCCTATTACTCCCCAGCCGCCTACCCTCCTGTCCACTCCAACCTCCACGCCCACCTGGGCCAGCTCTCCCCGCCTCCCGAGCACCCCGGCTTCGACGCCCTGGATCAGCTGAGCCAGGTGGAACTCCTGGGGGACATGGATCGCAATGAGTTCGACCAGTACTTGAACACTCCTGGCCACCCAGACTCTGCCGCCGGGGCCGGGGCCCTCAGCGGGCAGGGCCCGGTCTCGCAGGTGCCGCCGACGGGCCCCACGGAGACCAGCCTCATCTCCGTGCTGGCTGATGCCACGGCCACGTATTACAACAGCTACAGCGTGTCATAG